The Gemmatimonadaceae bacterium genome segment GGAGAAGGCGACGATCCTACGCCGGCATCTGATGGACAAGATTCCGGTGTCGGACCTCTGCGATGAGTACCGCATCCAGCCCACCCTGTTCTATCTCTGGCAACGGCAGGCGCTCGAGCACCTGAGCGCCGCGCTCCAGGACGGGCGCACGCGGCGGGGCGAGACGCAGACCGGGGCCGGGGAGCGCGCGCGGATCGCCGCGCTCGAAGCCAAGCTCGCCAAGAAGGACGCGGTCATCGCCGAGGTGTCCGAGGAGTATCTCGCGTTGAAAAAAAAGCTTGGGGGGAGCTGAGACAGCGATGGGTGCCACCCGATCTCCGCGATACGGTCGTCGACTTCGCGCGCCAGTTCAGCACCCGGACCGAGTGTGCAAGTACACCTAACGCCGTGGCGAGATGACTCTTCCCGACGCCCGGCGGCCCCAGGAAGAGCACGTTCGTCTTCTCGCGAATATAGCTGCAGGTGGCGAGCGTCTCGATCTGGCGCCGATCGACGCGGGGCTGAAAGCTCCAGTCGAAGTCCTCGAGGGTTTTCCCCGTGGGCAGCCCGGAGAGCTTGAGCATCGTCGTCACCCGCCGCTCGTCCTTGCGCTCGAGCTCGCCCGTGAGCACGAGCTCGAGGAAGCTCACGGGGGAGAGTTGCTCGCGCGTGCACTGCTCGACCAGGTCCGGGAGGCAGCTCGCCGGATAGTCGAGGCCTAACGTGGCAAGTTTCGTGGCGACCGGATCGAGCGTCACCACCGGCGCTTTCTTCGGGAGGGGGCTCATCGGCAGGCCTCCTCGACCACGGTGACATACGCGTCGAGCGGTCGACTGACGGTGGCGGGCGTCGGCAGGCCAGGCCATGTGCCTAACTACAGGCGCGCGCGTCGACCGAGCGGCGTGGGCGCCCGGACCGTCGGCGTGGACGTCCCCTCGTAGTGCGCCGGCGTGAGGAGCAGCCGCGTCGCGGTGTGCCGCGGATGGCGCGCGAGCTCGTGGCCCTCGGCGAGGATCACGACGTGCGCCGCCGTCCCGCGCACTTCGACCGTACGCCCGACCGCGGTGAAGGGGACCGAGTAGCGCCGCCCTTCAAACGACACCAAGCACTCGCGTGACACGCGTCGCGCGACCACGCAGTCAAACGGCTCGTG includes the following:
- a CDS encoding ATP-binding protein, translated to MSPLPKKAPVVTLDPVATKLATLGLDYPASCLPDLVEQCTREQLSPVSFLELVLTGELERKDERRVTTMLKLSGLPTGKTLEDFDWSFQPRVDRRQIETLATCSYIREKTNVLFLGPPGVGKSHLATALGVLAHSVRVLNWRAKSTTVSRRSGGTHRCLSSPQAFFSTRDTPRTPRR